The Corylus avellana chromosome ca11, CavTom2PMs-1.0 genome contains the following window.
ttaaaaactagATGGAAATATTTGATCTTAAAGCCTTTTAGGGTGTCTTAACAATAATTTGAAGTTTGCATTTTAATTTGAAAGGTAAAGCTCAGTTCTGCTCTATATTATATCCAATGCAAATGGTGAATTTTAATATctgattttaaattaataatttatatacagCTTGGTGCCCAAAGCTCACAGATAAAGATGACATCTGTGAATAGCGCATTTTCGTGGCAGTCTTACAATGAGGAAACTGCCTctgctgatgatgatgatgcaacTACAATGGTTGGGCTCTGGGAACAAGTAAATGTCACTAGAGATGTTACAGACTATTTGTGGTACCTGACAGAGTAAGTACTTTATAACCAATCACTGCCCGGCCTTCTTTGAGACAACTTTGAGCAAAAGAAGTCCTTGCATCATGTTGgtattgatatattttatccctaataatttttaaatattctcTTGCTCAGTATCAATATAGATCCTAGTGAAGGGTTTCTAAAGAATGGACAGTCTCCTCTTCTCACAATATATTCAGCAGGTCATGCGTTGCATGTTTTCATCAATGGTCAACTATCAGGTAAATATGGTTCTTGCAAAATTATGTCAAGTACAACTTTGATTTGGTTAATTCATCAGCTTCTTATTCTTAATGCAGGAACTGTTTATGGGGGACTGGAGAATCCTAAATTAACTTTTAGTGACTATATCAAGCTGGGGGCTGGCATCAACAAGATTTCTTTATTAAGTGTTGCTGTGGGTCTTCCAGTAAGTGTTTTTTTCCCACATGGATTCATGTTTCTTTACACTATCAATTGCAGAACAATATGATGCTTATGATCTCTAAATTGTCATATTGATATGCATCAGAATGTTGGCACGCATTTTGAGACATGGAATGCTGGGGTTTTAGGCCCAGTCACTTTGAAGGGTCTCAATGAGGGGACAAGAGATCTGTCAAAGCAGAAATGGTCATACAAGGTATGTTGTCTAAATGATTTCTGTTCCACTTGCTTCATcatactaaaagaaaaaattgtattgTTACTATTCTAAATTTAAAGAGCCCTAACCAAATCTCGACAAGCgcttttgatattttttgcaaataaacattaaaagaaaCTAATGCTGAACATAACTTTTAAACTATGCACTATGTGAACATCAATAAtaattctaaattaaatataaaaccGGGATACGTAgaaatagtttacggttttcacATGGATTTTTTCTCGCTATTTTATTCACAACTCACACGAGGGTTAGAGACTTATTTTGCATGTTCCTGAGCAGATAGGTCTGAAAGGTGAAGCTTTAAGCCTTCATACTGTTAGTGGAAGTTCCTCTGTTGAATGGGTGAAGGGATCATTAGTGGCTAGAAAACAACCTTTGACATGGTACAAGGTAAGAACAATTTCAATACTCATTTAACACTTTCCTATTGCTGTTATGGATTCCAATAAACGGATAGAAAGAGCGAGTTTACAAGAACTAAATGGATGCTGTGATATCTCCAGGCTACTTTTAGTGCACCAGGAGGCAATGAACCATTAGCTTTAGATATGAATAGCATGGGAAAAGGTCAAATATGGATAAATGGTCAGAGCATCGGACGCCACTGGCCTGCATATATAGCACGTGGTGGTTGTGGCGATTGTAGTTATGCTGGGACTTATACTGATAAGAAATGCCGAACTAATTGTGGAGAGGCCTCTCAAAGATGGTGAGAAAAGTTCTTCTACTTAATTTGTTTTAACATGTTTGGTacatttcaatattttatgaCAAGACTGTTGTTTTCAGGTACCATGTTCCACGCTCATGGCTGAATTCGGGTGGGAACCTACTGGTTGTGTTTGATGAATGGGGCGGTGACCCAACTGGGATTTCTTTGGTAAAAAGAACGACAGGAAGTGTCTGTGCTGATATCTTTGAAGGGCAGCCGACACTGAAGAGCTGGGATATGCTAACTTCTGGCAAAATCAACAGACCAAAAGCCCATTTATGGTGCCCACCTGGGCAGAAAATCTCTCAAATTAAGTTTGCTAGCTATGGAATGCCTCAGGGAACATGTGGAAGCTTTAGAGAAGGGAGCTGTCATGCGCACAAGTCCTATGATGCTGCTGAAAAGGTATTTGAACAACTTTAATTATTATGAGGGAAAATACACTAGAAGCTTCTAGCTTTGCTTCATCCTTTTAGTCCCACAGCAGATTCTGTACTCTtagtatatatttttattatgctTATCTTACAATCATCCTGGATCCTCCCTTGCAGAACTGCATTGGACAGGAATCATGTTCAGTAACTGTTGCTCCTGAAGTTTTTGGAGGGGATCCATGTCCAGGTAACATGAAGAAGTTCTCTGTTGAGGCTGTCTGCAGTTAAATATAGCAGCTTCCGTAACCTACAAAATAAATGATGAGCCAGTGGCTCATCTCAGTACATAAAAATACATACATCCCAAATTGACAAGGTGACTGATTCGACTCTGCACAAGGACATAAGCATAGAGCCGTGCCACATGCCACACGGCCAAAGCCAATTGTAGATAGTGAAGATTATTCCAAACATGCATCAAAGATGCTTCATTTGTATAGGCAAGCCAGTCATTTGTCAAATATAGTTTTATACGTCATACATAGGGCTTATTACCGGATGAGAGTCTAGCCATTTAGACAGACAAGCCTTTAACTTGCTGTTGATTGTTATGTAATTTTCTGTGAAAGCAGTTTCCTAAGAATAAATTGGAAAGTAATAAAATCTACCCGGTGAATTGCAGcttgatttattaatttttactacTGGAATGTTGGCGAGGaataagtgaaatggagagaatctatttaatggtcaagatttaattttgtTGGATCTAACCTTGTACATGgtatcatataatttaaattttttaatgacatggTAACATATAAATCATTCAATCTGTAAAATCTGATATTggcttgaaatggagaggatcctgattgatgaactctttTTTGCTATCTTGTATCATCACATTTTTACAATAATTTAATGAGCAGTACTGGAATGCAAAATGTTGGCAATATCAAAACTATTGATCTCCTTTGCGTGTAAGCTTGGGGTTGCTTCCTGACAAGAGAATACTTTTCTAAACTATGTACAAGTTTCAAGAAGAGAGTAATGCTCATTTTCATACTCATTTTATACCGGCTCACACGatatgttttaagtggcttttctttcgttttttgtttttaaggtagataatataaaaaaaacacttaaaacacgtTAGGTCAACCAGTGTAAGATTAGTGCAAAGAGTAGCAATTGTAACATGCAGAGTGAAATTTAATGCACTACAGGagcttgaagttgaagttgctgAAAGTATGAGGCTGTATCAGCCATCTTTATAGTTATTCATTGTATATTCAACCATTTTCTTACACCAATTAGGTACTCAGCACAACAAAATGAGCGTTTGTTTACACGTTACTCATATCTGTAACTTGATAAAAATGGTTAGGAACTCAAAGAGCAACTTCTGCATAAACAGGGGAGCCTATTCCTTCACAAAATCTCCCCTCAAAGTGAAGATAATTTATGAGTCAAGCTATTACTGCTGAGATCCATTAGCATCTTGACTCCATCTTCATCAATTCCGAGCTGGATTAGCCTCTTGATACAATTAATCAAATTCTTGCAAGCCCTTAACTTCACCCGGAAAATAAATTGCAATCCACACCTGCTACAGCCTCCCTCTTATTACATTTATCAGTCCACCTAACCGATTCTTCCCATCCTACAGAGCTCCATTTTACATGCTTCAATTTTAGTGCTCTTATTTTCCTTTGACTGAAGTATTCTACCTGTTGCAGCATAATGTAGCAGAATCTGACATCCATCTTCATCTATATTATTCAAGCAACCTATCAAGATGCCCAATGGGATTCTTCTGAACGACTGATTTTGCTGAATGTTAAGACCACAGGGTGATTTGGCCTCACAAGATGCAGTAGTGTTGACAGTGTAATTCcaataccacatgcatatgccCTGGAATTCTTTGAGCCCGAGTCCAATGGTTCGAAGATCATGCTCCTTTTTGAGAGTATAATCCTTGTTGTGATGAAAGTTAGGTTTCTTCAGTTTCTTATTGTAACCTGCTGCTTCTTTGTGATGTGAAACTGAACACTTGAGCATCCAGGACTCTGgtattttaataaaagaatCTACGAGCAAATCCTGATGAGATGGTTCAGAATCCATGTTATGTACCTCGCTGCAGCAGCACGACAAGAAGAGTAAAGTTGATTGCCAGAGCCCCGCTatgcaacaatttttttttttttggataaacagtaaaccaaaaaaaaaaaaaaaattgtgattggaTTAAGATGCTGTAAAAGCCCtaataataattcaacaaaCCCACCATGTACCTCCAATTTCCCGACAATATCTGCGCACGCTTCGACCAATTCCGTGCAATCTTGGCGTGAAAACGAGCTACCGACCTGCAAAACCTTGTCTTTCTGAAACCTCAACACCTGGCAAGAAATGGACGACGATAAAACAGTGACAATCGTCTCGACCAAACATTCAAGCACCGAATTGAAAACCTAAACAACAACGAAGCACATAATTAGACAAAGGAGAGGTCAGAATAGAACGCTGTCTCCAAAAACCCTAACATAGGAGCTTCGAAAGTGCAAAACCTGGGGTGCTCAGAAGCACATTGGGGATAGCGCCGTgtccaaaaccctaaccctagagtCTTCTTTGTTGAGGTTCAGAGATTGGTTGAACATTGAAATTGAGAGGTTAggagcttcttcttcttgtccttGATTTAGGGTTTTGAGGTGCGAAGCGAGCCTCGCGAAGAGATCCGTCACTCCTGCTACTGTGGTCATGGTAGCCGAGAATCGGAGGCGGTGATCCCGGGTTCGCGCCAAAGTTTACAGTATTTAAAGCGTTACGTGGTGTTTGGGCCTGCTGTAAAGCCCATTAACTTCACAAGACATCGAGCAGCCTATGAAGCTTACTGCAGATGGGCTGAAGAAGCCCGCTTCTTGTGGGGCTTATTCTAATACACCAAGTAATCTGGACCAATTTTATAgaaattggatatatatatatatatatatatatataaagcaactAAAAATGCCACGTGTATGATGAATAATGCTTCTAGCAGCTAAGTTTTGGAGGCAGTTTGTGTGGGAGTGGAGGATATTAAAGCCAGTGGAGCAAAGCTTTCCCTTTTGACTGTGTCGAGTGTAGTTGGCCTTCCACCCCAATTTAGCTTAAaggggataaaaaaaaaataaacgaaaaaacACAACCAATGGATAAGGAGTACGACAGAAACATTAAGAAGCATTAATGTAGTGTTTTGCATGCTaatcattctctctctcatgcgttttggaacaggatcctctctagtccattatagactggagaatatccagttcatggtgAGGATTTCTCCTCATAAATCTTATGGCTAAAAATGAAACACATAtctcactaaaaaaaataataataaaatattattttaaattaaaaaaaaaattaataaaaaagagaaaaaagaagccaCCCCTGTTGGTGGTcgggccacccccattttgggtaGGTGGCCTGGGAAGCCACCTCAATGGTCGTTatagtggccgaaccactccccATGGCTCATGGGGGGTGGTTCGCCACCCCTTTATTTAAAAGGGGGTGGCCACAATCTCCCCAAGAGCATTTGGGGTGGCTCTACCACCCCTGGGGCAAGGGTGGCTTCTGCCTCACCCTGCACTcgccaagttaaaaaaaaaaaatggttgttcTTGGGGTGGGTCAAGCCACCCTGCCTTGTGGTTCGGGCCACCCCCTTTGCAAGATGGTGGTTCGCCACCCCCCTCGTCGAGCCATtagtggctgagccacccctaCCCCAAATGAGTGGCCGCCACCcagccaccccttttttttcttctttttttattaatttattttttaattttttttaatttaaaataatattttattatttttttttttagtgaaataTGTGTCCCATTTTTAACCATAAAATTTATGAGGAGAAATCCTCACCATGAACTGGATATCCTctagtccattatggactggagaggatcctattccatgGATTTTGGCCGAGACAGCCATCCTCATTAATGGATGTTCATTCAGAGAAGAATTACTCTGTTTTCTTATCATCTATCCTGGATTTCCCTTCAGTCATCAATTATTGTACAGTTTTTTGTCACTCCATTTTCAGATTGTTAAGTTTCACATAGATAgtatatatgggaaaaatataatacaGCACGTACAGAATGGAACCAAAACTCCAGGCATCTCAGTCggcagatatatatatatatatgagtttggATCATCCCATTTTTTTCCGAACAATTTCAAAATGGAATGACAAAAAAACAGTACAATAATTGATCACGTGAAGAAAATCAAGGATAGATTATAAGAAAACAGAATAAGAAGCTTGGTTTGTTAAGCTCTACTGTTGGGAACCTCACATTTTTGTACTCTTTTGatcgtcatatatatatatttgattgatTTCAGAATATTGGCCTGCTTCTTGGCCAAATTACATTGGAGGGAGTCAATGATGGAAAATAGTCCCACAAGGTTTGTTTCCTCAACACCCAGCTGTACTGATATCTAGGATGTGACCATTTCTACTCGTGAGTCGTGTTCGGGTTATGTCGTGATATGCTGCAGAGAAATACTTGAAATACATACAATGCATGCTAAGATGAAAGCAATACATAATAGGTATGATTGAAGAAGTTGTCATAATAATCTCACATCATCTGTACGTGCATGGTTTTGAGCAAAAACCAAGGTGTAAGGGGATGTTagtagaatatttgatattattctataaggtttattgtctttccttttaaaatttattctctttcttaattagtttaaaattttcttgttcACTAATTTTAAGTTCTCTACTTATAGAAGCTAGTGTaacataatttaatatattctcaatatacaatatatatgtaGCCAATTACATCTCTTCGCTTCCcctctctctattttctcaTTTCCCTTCTTTAATATTTAAGGTTTTctttggtttgcagaatagacTCTTGTAATAAAATAGCTATTcctataaagttttttttttattatttggtaaGAGTTTATTCCTATAAATAGTTATTTGGAATAATTAATCCCttataaagagaaatattatatattcctctaaaaaaaaatatgtacgaTGATTGCAACTAGCACGTATAGAAAGAGTCTTCGACAAGATTTTTTGGTGACCTTTCTacttgtaaattttatttactAAATTTGTCTCTTCATAGTGAGAAGGGTCccctttataattttatttttcttcttcttgtttcatttgttctcatttaaaattaaaattaaattataaaaggGCAAGTTAGAGACTTGTTAGTGATTGGAGATTGGATCCTTATATCCAAACCTATTACCAAGAGTCGTCTCTCTTGGTCTTATAACAAAGAAAAGAGTAGTAATAATGGAGACATCGGCGTGAGTGACACcggtttattttataatataatttttttaacatagcttttttaataatattttttattataataaacCAGTGTGAGTGACTGTTCACTCACGCTGGCATCTTCATTATCACTACTCCAAAGAAAATGGTGTAACCAACAAGAAatagagacttttttttttttcttttttttgtatttttaagaaattttatttgagttgttggttaaaatttttattttgagagagaaaacaGAAAGTATAAAGTAAAAGTTGGTGTGAATATCAGAATCTATCATATCTTGCtcctatcaattttttttttttttttggaaaattacactttacctctCAAAGTTTGGggcaattttcaattcgacctccaatgtttcaattttacAATGCaaccccccaaacttgcaaatttttttcaattcgaccaatgttatcccaaaatttccatattgtccttcatttttttttattttttttttttttataaaaaaaaaaagaaaatttagggtgtgcaaaaatggccaaagaggtggctacggccaccccgaattttttataaattttttttttaaaaaaaattagaatcaatatggaaattttgggacaacattggttgaattgaaaaaaatttagaagtttaaaagggtgcattgcaaaaattaaaacattaaagatCGAATTAAAAATTGCCCCAAACTTGAGggtaaaagtgtttttttttttttttttggtcatcaTGAGTGGTGACTGTTTtgttcttaaaataaaatactttgtTCGAGTTCTTTAACATATTTAAATGTGAGAGGCATCATTTAGGCAGATAAAGATTCTCTTATTTCGAGTCACTTTTATAGttaaggttttattttgttttatttacttCATGTATggtaaattgaaataaaataaaatataacgAAATGACTTTTCTTCCTTGCTAGGCAGTGTAGAGTGTAAGACACTAGGAAATATTTGTGAGTTTTATAAGAAGAAAGTAAACACCAAATAACTCCTCACTTTTTTCTCTGCAGTCCAAACACAAGCCTAAACTCTCACAAATCCATGCACTTACCAGCCACTAGCTTTCTCTCCTTTCAATCTCAAAAGAATCGAAAAGAAAAGtgagcaaaaaacaaaaaaccaaaatctaAAGATATGAAGAATTAATCTGCCCCATTCTTAAAGGCCATTGCTTTGGTGGGGAACATGTTGAGACCTGACATTTTGAAGTTATTGCTACTGTTTTCTTTGGTTTGTTCTGCTGCAGCTTCTGTGACTTATGACCACAGAGCTATTATGATTAATGGGCAGAGAAGGATTCTAATTTCTGGGTCCATTCACTATCCTAGAAGCACTCCCGAGGTACTATGTAATGCCATTGTCGTTCACGGGTTCCTTCTGTTCTTGTCTCTTGTTTCTGCAGATTCCTCATAACTTTTTTACTGATGGGTGTCTGTGGTTTTGCATGTTTTAGTAGATTCTGGGCTCAAATCTTTTAACCTTTTCTGGGTTTCTTTGGGTGTTTGCAGATGTGGCCTCATCTTGTACAGAGGGCCAAAGAAGGAGGGTTGGATGTCATACAGACATGTGTTTTGGAATGGACATGAGCCTTCTCAAGGAAAAGTAATgaaaatgcttctttttttaaaaaaaaaattttccttctgGTTGATGAAATACTCATTGGCatcttcattgatatatatatattttattttttattttcagtatTATTTTGAGGATAGATATGATTTGGTTAAGTTCATCAAGCTGGTACAACAAGCAGGCTTATATGTTCATCTCCGGATTGGCCCATTTGTTTGTGCTGAATGGAACTTTGGGTAACAATATTGATAataattatacatttttatCAAAGAGTAAATTTAAAACCGAAAAAGGTTTTATTTTGATTCCATTATAAGAACTTTTATTCACATGCTCTGCTTCTGTTCTGTTTCTGACTCAGGGGATTTCCTGTTTGTCTGAAATACGTTCCGGGCATTTCTTTTAGAACTGATAACGGACCTTTCAAGGTTGGCACTTTGACTTTTCCATTACATAATTGTTTCATATTAAcgtatttaatataatatttgtaatttattaatTGGTTTCTAATTGTCCATAATGAAGGCGGCAATGCAAAA
Protein-coding sequences here:
- the LOC132165215 gene encoding beta-galactosidase-like, giving the protein MIATSTYRKRLPREPKWGHLRDLHKAIKLCESALVSVDPTVTSLGNNQEAHVFKSKSGACSAFLANYDTKSSAKVSFGNAQYDLPAWSISILPDCKTVVFNTARLGAQSSQIKMTSVNSAFSWQSYNEETASADDDDATTMVGLWEQVNVTRDVTDYLWYLTDINIDPSEGFLKNGQSPLLTIYSAGHALHVFINGQLSGTVYGGLENPKLTFSDYIKLGAGINKISLLSVAVGLPNVGTHFETWNAGVLGPVTLKGLNEGTRDLSKQKWSYKIGLKGEALSLHTVSGSSSVEWVKGSLVARKQPLTWYKATFSAPGGNEPLALDMNSMGKGQIWINGQSIGRHWPAYIARGGCGDCSYAGTYTDKKCRTNCGEASQRWYHVPRSWLNSGGNLLVVFDEWGGDPTGISLVKRTTGSVCADIFEGQPTLKSWDMLTSGKINRPKAHLWCPPGQKISQIKFASYGMPQGTCGSFREGSCHAHKSYDAAEKNCIGQESCSVTVAPEVFGGDPCPGNMKKFSVEAVCS